The following proteins are co-located in the Mesorhizobium australicum WSM2073 genome:
- a CDS encoding dihydrofolate reductase family protein yields MRKIIAATFVSLDGVMQAPGGPEEDPVGGFEFGGWTFHYFDEVGGAAMEELFSKPFALLLGRRTYDIFAAYWPYQKDPIADAFNPATKYVATHRPDTLTWQNTHALGPDIITALRRLKQEDGPDLLIQGSGDLIQTLLANGLIDEIRLMIFPLLLGKGKRLFGEAAMPAAFKLVKSQTSTTGVIIATYERAGEIKVGSFVTGEPSQAELERRKNWK; encoded by the coding sequence ATGAGAAAGATCATCGCCGCGACCTTCGTCAGCCTCGATGGCGTCATGCAGGCGCCGGGAGGGCCGGAAGAGGATCCGGTCGGTGGCTTCGAATTCGGCGGCTGGACGTTCCACTATTTTGACGAGGTGGGAGGCGCGGCAATGGAGGAATTGTTCTCCAAACCCTTCGCCCTGCTGCTCGGCCGCAGAACCTACGACATCTTCGCCGCGTACTGGCCCTACCAGAAAGATCCGATCGCGGATGCGTTCAACCCCGCGACCAAGTATGTGGCGACCCATCGGCCGGATACTTTGACCTGGCAGAACACGCACGCGCTTGGGCCCGATATCATCACGGCTTTGCGTCGCCTCAAGCAGGAAGATGGACCTGACCTGCTCATCCAGGGATCTGGCGATCTCATTCAGACCCTGCTCGCCAACGGGCTGATCGACGAGATCCGGCTGATGATCTTCCCGCTGTTGCTGGGCAAGGGCAAGCGGCTGTTCGGCGAGGCCGCGATGCCGGCCGCTTTCAAGCTTGTCAAATCGCAGACTTCGACCACCGGCGTCATCATCGCGACCTATGAGCGCGCGGGCGAAATCAAGGTCGGCTCCTTTGTCACGGGCGAGCCATCCCAGGCCGAACTCGAGCGGCGCAAGAACTGGAAGTAA